One part of the Diadema setosum chromosome 6, eeDiaSeto1, whole genome shotgun sequence genome encodes these proteins:
- the LOC140230051 gene encoding transcription termination factor 4, mitochondrial-like — MALRTVAQRYAWRLETKPRQTWMSASHISVTAASIHTTQHAQSCARLSTNFCCPSIPVPRNQVPCRTNGSHGFLPGSVLVSRMRDCMSGQTCNRWNHSWSVQNKPLFPAAISLPRSWTQIKLGRTFMVDLIPVAPCSTVHDELPSKGADPITFIDSEEDHELFVEQLQNKLQENHQGLRTHAVSIKNLRPLVSRLLAYGCECRNISAFLETNHGILAVKSEQILRVIDFLEELGLSWPRLLKALGGNTRLWKASVDHMQLRVALLRKLGFVEGRLQKVVADWSQVLTLGSTELKTVVRTLMDKCGFTKADVVTILSECPSILAENPDTLEVKFQYVYFRMGITDNSKMARAKIFKYSLDHLRCRHLILERLGVYVPPDNRGRFSKKNPALTVIMDSSDGRFASKVAGVSGRELQAFARVLQEEVKRERDGEALSDDNESSDDDKSGDDDDSWKDGFEFD, encoded by the exons ATGGCATTGCGAACAGTAGCTCAGAGATATGCATGGAGGTTGGAGACAAAGCCACGGCAGACCTGGATGTCCGCTTCCCACATATCTGTGACTGCAGCTTCCATTCACACCACACAGCATGCACAGTCTTGCGCAAGACTGTCAACAAACTTTTGCTGTCCTTCAATACCAGTACCTCGTAACCAAGTACCCTGCAGAACTAATGGGTCACATGGCTTCTTGCCTGGGAGTGTGCTGGTTTCTCGAATGCGAGATTGCATGTCTGGGCAAACATGCAATAGATGGAACCACTCATGGTCTGTTCAAAATAAGCCTTTGTTCCCTGCAGCCATTTCTCTGCCGAGATCATGGACACAAATTAAGTTAGGAAGAACATTCATGGTTGATCTAATTCCTGTTGCCCCGTGCAGTACTGTGCATGATGAACTTCCATCAAAGGGAGCGGATCCTATAACTTTCATAGACTCTGAGGAAGACCATGAGTTGTTCGTGGAACAGTTGCAGAACAAGCTCCAAGAGAATCATCAAGGCTTAAGGACCCATGCTGTGTCAATCAAGAACCTAAGACCCCTGGTCAGTAGGCTCTTAGCGTATGGTTGTGAGTGCAGGAACATCTCAGCATTCCTGGAAACCAATCATGGCATCCTGGCGGTCAAGTCAGAGCAGATCCTGAGGGTCATCGACTTCCTTGAGGAACTGGGATTGAGTTGGCCAAGGCTGCTGAAGGCCCTCGGGGGGAACACCCGTCTCTGGAAGGCATCTGTTGACCACATGCAGCTTCGTGTTGCACTGCTGCGGAAGCTAGGCTTCGTGGAAGGTAGGCTACAGAAGGTGGTTGCAGACTGGTCCCAAGTCTTGACCCTTGGCAGCACTGAGCTAAAGACAGTGGTCAGGACACTCATGGACAAGTGCGGCTTCACCAAGGCCGATGTAGTGACCATCCTCTCTGAATGTCCGTCCATCCTTGCTGAGAACCCAGATACCTTAG AAGTGAAATTCCAGTATGTGTACTTCCGAATGGGGATCACCGATAACTCTAAAATGGCGAGGGCGAAGATCTTCAAGTACTCCCTGGACCATTTGCGCTGCCGTCACCTCATCCTCGAGCGACTAGGCGTTTATGTCCCACCGGACAACAGGGGGCGCTTTTCCAAGAAGAACCCAGCCCTAACCGTCATCATGGACAGCTCCGATGGAAGGTTCGCTAGCAAGGTGGCGGGGGTCAGTGGCCGGGAGCTGCAGGCTTTTGCGAGGGTTTTGCAGGAAGAGGTCAAGCGCGAGAGAGACGGAGAAGCGCTGAGTGATGATAACGAAAgcagtgatgatgacaaaagcggtgatgatgatgattcgtGGAAGGATGGATTTGAATTTGACTAG
- the LOC140230052 gene encoding small ribosomal subunit protein eS25-like: MPPKKDSKQSSKSSKPAAKSSSGGKAKKKKWSKGKVRDKLNNLVMFDKATYDKLYKEVPTYKLITPSVVSERLKIRGSLARYALEELLRKGLIKLVVKHHSQIIYTRNPKGQEA; this comes from the exons ATG CCTCCCAAGAAGGACTCCAAGCAGTCTTCCAAGTCCTCCAAGCCAGCTGCTAAGTCTAGCAGTGGAGGCAAGGCCAAAAAGAAG AAGTGGTCAAAGGGCAAAGTTCGTGACAAGCTCAACAACCTGGTGATGTTTGACAAGGCCACCTATGACAAGCTGTACAAGGAAGTCCCTACCTACAAGCTGATCACACCATCTGTGGTCTCTGAACGTCTCAAGATCCGCGGCTCCCTCGCTAGGTATGCCCTGGAGGAGCTCCTGAGGAAAG GACTGATTAAGCTGGTGGTGAAGCACCACTCGCAGATCATCTACACTCGTAACCCCAAGGGACAGGAGGCATAG